From Methanococcus maripaludis, the proteins below share one genomic window:
- a CDS encoding amino acid ABC transporter ATP-binding protein, whose protein sequence is MIEMVNIHKKFKEAHVLKGVDLKVAKGEVLVIVGPSGSGKSTLLRCINGLEKITEGHIFFEGDDITDKKVNINKIRQKIGMVFQQFNLFPHLTVLDNITFAPRKVLNVPKKEAENLARELLKKVGLEGKENQYPIQLSGGQQQRVAIARALAMKPDAMLFDEPTSALDPELVKEVLDVMKQLAYEGMTMVVVTHEMGFAKEVGDRLIFIDDGQILEDGNPSDVFNNPKNERTKNFFGKILSHN, encoded by the coding sequence TTGATAGAAATGGTTAATATCCACAAAAAATTCAAAGAGGCCCATGTTTTAAAAGGAGTAGATTTAAAAGTGGCTAAAGGAGAAGTTTTAGTAATTGTCGGCCCAAGTGGCAGCGGAAAATCTACACTTCTTAGATGCATTAATGGACTTGAAAAAATTACTGAAGGACATATTTTCTTTGAAGGGGACGATATAACCGATAAAAAAGTAAATATCAATAAGATTAGGCAAAAAATCGGTATGGTATTCCAGCAATTTAATTTATTCCCCCATTTAACCGTTTTAGATAATATTACGTTTGCTCCGAGAAAAGTTTTAAACGTTCCAAAAAAAGAAGCGGAAAATTTAGCAAGAGAACTATTAAAAAAAGTGGGTTTGGAAGGAAAAGAAAATCAATACCCAATACAGCTTTCAGGCGGGCAGCAACAGAGAGTTGCAATTGCACGAGCTCTTGCAATGAAACCGGATGCAATGTTATTTGACGAACCAACTTCTGCGCTTGACCCTGAACTCGTAAAAGAAGTACTCGATGTAATGAAACAGCTTGCCTATGAAGGAATGACAATGGTTGTTGTAACTCACGAAATGGGTTTTGCAAAAGAAGTCGGCGACAGACTCATTTTTATTGACGATGGCCAGATTTTAGAGGACGGAAATCCCTCAGATGTATTTAATAATCCTAAAAATGAAAGAACGAAAAACTTCTTTGGAAAAATTCTATCACATAATTAA
- a CDS encoding HDIG domain-containing metalloprotein, whose protein sequence is MKDLIALAEEIKDEKLRKKVIEYINNPLPKHPEIESTGITIENSPASVKRHHKYPGGLLEHTIAVTKMAVKMAEALEETYGIELNRDLLISGGILHDLMKPQNYQLKDGKFDHLSDFHLDHLTLGIAELYRRDFPLEVIKVVASHHGDHGPVSPDSIEAWLIHHADNVDAAINDIGIRICQARSREFGIDDSQIYKIVTPLKLYEMRKKLGKDKLKEFLKEKLEIKDE, encoded by the coding sequence ATGAAAGATCTAATCGCTCTTGCAGAGGAAATTAAGGACGAAAAATTAAGAAAAAAAGTTATTGAATATATAAATAATCCCCTACCCAAACATCCTGAAATTGAAAGTACTGGAATAACAATTGAAAACTCTCCTGCGAGCGTTAAACGGCATCATAAATACCCCGGAGGACTCCTTGAACATACAATTGCGGTTACAAAAATGGCTGTAAAAATGGCAGAAGCTTTGGAAGAAACATATGGAATTGAACTAAACCGTGATTTACTCATTTCTGGAGGAATACTCCACGACCTTATGAAACCGCAAAATTATCAGTTAAAAGATGGAAAATTCGACCATCTTTCAGATTTTCACCTTGATCATTTAACACTTGGAATTGCAGAACTTTACAGAAGAGATTTTCCACTCGAAGTTATAAAAGTTGTAGCAAGCCACCACGGAGACCACGGACCTGTAAGTCCCGATTCAATTGAAGCATGGCTAATTCATCATGCAGACAATGTAGATGCTGCAATTAATGATATAGGAATTAGAATATGTCAGGCAAGATCTAGGGAGTTTGGAATTGATGATTCACAAATTTATAAAATAGTTACCCCTTTAAAACTTTATGAAATGCGTAAAAAATTAGGAAAAGATAAATTAAAAGAATTTTTAAAGGAAAAATTAGAAATAAAGGATGAATAA
- a CDS encoding class III signal peptide-containing protein: MFKRSNRGQISFEFSIIVLSILLISTITITYFLTSSFDEGTRTLDKIDLGAKTAVSLVNSGYNGTQTEGTLIYAGMTWDNAGNNYENITVYISNTTPVPVNTRVFVKNYVVETQDIDTTKYDFSIAWSG; encoded by the coding sequence ATGTTTAAACGTTCTAATCGGGGTCAGATATCTTTTGAATTTTCAATAATCGTTCTTTCGATACTTTTGATATCTACAATAACAATTACGTATTTTTTAACTTCTTCATTTGACGAAGGAACTAGAACACTTGATAAAATTGATTTGGGTGCAAAAACTGCGGTTTCACTCGTAAATTCCGGATATAATGGGACACAAACCGAGGGAACACTTATTTATGCAGGGATGACCTGGGATAATGCAGGTAATAATTATGAAAATATAACTGTGTATATTTCAAATACAACACCAGTTCCTGTTAATACTCGGGTTTTTGTGAAAAATTACGTTGTAGAGACTCAGGATATAGATACAACAAAATATGATTTCAGCATAGCCTGGTCAGGTTAA
- a CDS encoding tRNA (guanine(10)-N(2))-dimethyltransferase: MKIISEGETKLMVPEESTLSKKDTVFYNPVMETNRDISVSVVQSFLDDFKRDEFLMCDPLGGSGARGIRYAKELKFNGDLKVSIGDINPSAVKMIKENLKLNELENVEVFHEDANVLLSKNFKVFNVVDLDPFGSPVPYLDSGIRASLTKGGLLCMTATDTAVLCGAYRKTCIRKYNAVPLKGDKELAVRLMIGYAVKMASKYDIGLKPIFSHVTDHYARTFMVTERGAGKADSAIENLGYIRQDSEQKSFKTFEEGSEKGYAGPFYLGDISDKNIVQNALNTAKTRNYSKRAVNILELISNESKINRVGCFDIHELCSFIKKLVPPVNDIMENLKENGFKVTRVHYNPYGLKTDAELSDLVVLISEYHSKKY, translated from the coding sequence ATGAAAATAATTAGTGAAGGCGAGACAAAACTGATGGTTCCAGAGGAATCAACTTTATCGAAGAAAGATACTGTATTTTATAATCCTGTAATGGAAACAAATCGGGATATTTCTGTTTCAGTTGTTCAATCATTTTTAGACGATTTCAAAAGAGATGAATTTTTAATGTGCGATCCTCTCGGGGGCAGTGGTGCAAGAGGGATCCGATACGCAAAAGAATTGAAATTTAACGGGGATTTGAAAGTTTCGATTGGAGATATTAATCCAAGCGCTGTAAAAATGATAAAAGAGAATTTAAAATTAAATGAACTTGAAAATGTCGAAGTATTTCACGAAGATGCAAATGTACTTCTTTCAAAAAACTTTAAAGTATTTAATGTAGTTGATTTAGATCCATTTGGTTCCCCGGTTCCTTATTTAGATAGTGGAATCAGGGCAAGTCTCACAAAAGGGGGACTTTTATGTATGACTGCAACAGATACGGCGGTATTATGCGGAGCATACCGAAAAACATGCATTAGAAAATACAATGCGGTGCCTTTAAAAGGCGATAAGGAACTTGCAGTACGTTTAATGATTGGATATGCTGTAAAAATGGCTTCAAAATATGATATTGGATTAAAACCGATATTTTCACATGTAACGGATCACTATGCAAGAACTTTCATGGTTACAGAACGGGGAGCCGGAAAAGCAGATTCTGCAATTGAAAATTTAGGGTATATCCGGCAGGATAGTGAACAAAAATCATTTAAGACATTTGAAGAAGGGTCTGAAAAAGGATACGCAGGTCCATTCTATTTAGGTGACATTTCAGATAAAAATATCGTTCAAAATGCATTAAATACTGCTAAAACTAGAAATTATTCAAAAAGAGCAGTAAATATTTTAGAACTGATTTCAAATGAATCAAAAATTAATCGGGTAGGCTGTTTTGATATTCACGAGCTCTGCAGTTTTATAAAAAAGCTGGTTCCGCCGGTAAACGATATCATGGAAAATTTAAAAGAAAATGGATTTAAAGTTACAAGGGTTCATTACAATCCTTATGGTTTAAAAACAGATGCAGAACTTTCAGATCTGGTCGTTTTAATATCTGAATACCATTCAAAAAAATATTAA
- the nrdD gene encoding anaerobic ribonucleoside-triphosphate reductase: MISNSKYVDFKINIVKRSGNEETFNINKLVKSLLNSGVDYENIDEILSEIYGKVYNGMSTDDLKSILYTTLKEYDKKTGKSYSKKYMSENCLKIRTSEKEFEPFNKEKIVKALIQEAGADLKTAERIATEVESEVKNLNVTYLTAPMIREIVNTKLIEHGLEEFRHKHTRLGIPVYDIVKLIERGSKDNANLMHNPESIHKWVADETMKQFALLNVFPKYIADSHMRGDIHLHDLEYAAVRTVCCQHDLRNFFKYGLKVDGTGRHTSVSKPAKHPDVALQHAAKVLSAAQCEMSGGQSIDEFNIWIAPYMRGLEYSEVRQLMQLFIYEMNQIYAARGGQVVFSSINLELEVPEYLKGKDAIKAGQVVGAYEEYDYEVKMIAEALVDVLMDGDAYGKPFLFPNVIFKLRENAFKDENKDLLVKIHELSAKWGLPYFINMFADYQHGNTNAMGCRTRLSGEWGNSIEESSLRTGNMQWYTINLPRIAYEADGDDGRLFEILDEKLAIAKQALEIKHEISKRRLYHDNVLPFLTQEFDGEQYYRYDSTTKTFGFVGLNELLKYHVGSELHESPEALAFGVKVISHIRKYADDLKKETGLRWTVTQTPAESTAGRFAKFDHKYYPEETKSVVNGNLNDLSSIYYTNSSHVRVNADVTLGEKVGIEEKFHELCNGGHIGHFWNAEAYADPEVLMDITKKMTKTDIGFWTYTKNLSICEKCSLAMSGLKDNCTGCGSESVEKFSRITGYLQNVSNWNKAKQQELLDRKSTLPGRRI, from the coding sequence ATGATCTCTAATTCGAAATACGTCGATTTCAAAATAAATATAGTTAAAAGAAGCGGTAATGAAGAAACCTTCAACATTAACAAACTCGTAAAATCACTTTTAAATTCCGGTGTGGATTACGAGAATATAGACGAAATATTATCTGAAATTTACGGAAAAGTCTACAATGGAATGTCTACAGATGACTTAAAATCAATCCTTTACACAACATTAAAAGAATACGACAAAAAAACGGGCAAAAGTTACTCTAAAAAATATATGTCTGAAAATTGTCTGAAAATCAGGACATCTGAAAAAGAATTTGAACCATTTAATAAAGAAAAGATTGTAAAAGCTTTAATTCAGGAAGCAGGTGCTGATTTAAAAACTGCAGAAAGAATAGCTACAGAAGTAGAATCAGAAGTTAAAAATTTAAATGTAACATATCTTACTGCCCCAATGATAAGAGAAATTGTTAATACAAAACTTATTGAACACGGGCTTGAAGAATTCAGGCACAAACACACGAGACTCGGTATTCCGGTTTACGATATTGTCAAATTAATCGAAAGAGGATCAAAAGACAATGCAAACCTCATGCACAACCCTGAAAGTATTCATAAATGGGTTGCTGACGAAACCATGAAACAGTTTGCACTTTTAAATGTATTCCCAAAATATATAGCAGATTCCCACATGAGAGGGGACATTCACTTACACGATTTAGAATATGCGGCAGTTAGAACTGTTTGCTGTCAGCACGACCTTAGAAACTTCTTTAAATACGGTTTAAAAGTAGACGGTACTGGAAGGCATACAAGTGTTTCAAAACCTGCAAAACACCCGGATGTTGCATTGCAGCATGCTGCAAAGGTTTTGAGTGCGGCACAGTGTGAAATGTCTGGAGGACAGTCAATAGATGAATTTAACATCTGGATTGCCCCATACATGAGAGGACTTGAATACAGCGAAGTAAGACAGCTCATGCAGTTATTTATCTATGAAATGAACCAGATATATGCTGCAAGGGGAGGCCAGGTAGTATTCAGTTCAATTAACCTTGAACTGGAAGTTCCAGAATACCTAAAAGGTAAAGATGCAATAAAAGCAGGTCAAGTTGTTGGAGCTTACGAAGAATACGATTACGAAGTTAAAATGATTGCAGAAGCGCTTGTAGATGTTTTAATGGATGGGGATGCATACGGAAAACCATTCTTATTCCCTAATGTCATATTCAAATTAAGAGAAAATGCATTTAAAGATGAAAATAAAGATTTACTCGTAAAAATACATGAATTAAGCGCTAAATGGGGACTACCGTACTTTATAAACATGTTTGCAGATTATCAGCATGGAAACACCAATGCAATGGGTTGCAGAACCAGATTAAGCGGTGAATGGGGTAACTCTATTGAAGAAAGTTCCCTTCGAACTGGAAACATGCAGTGGTATACAATAAACCTTCCAAGAATTGCTTACGAAGCTGACGGTGATGACGGAAGATTATTCGAGATACTTGACGAAAAATTAGCTATTGCAAAACAAGCGCTTGAGATAAAACATGAAATTTCTAAAAGAAGACTCTATCACGACAATGTTTTACCATTCTTAACACAGGAATTCGATGGAGAACAGTATTACCGGTATGATAGCACCACGAAAACTTTCGGTTTCGTCGGTTTAAACGAACTTTTAAAGTACCATGTAGGAAGCGAACTTCACGAGTCACCAGAAGCACTTGCCTTTGGTGTAAAAGTAATTTCGCACATTAGAAAATACGCTGATGATTTGAAAAAAGAAACTGGCCTTAGGTGGACTGTAACACAAACTCCTGCTGAAAGTACTGCTGGAAGATTTGCGAAATTTGACCACAAATACTACCCAGAAGAAACAAAATCCGTGGTAAATGGAAACTTGAATGATTTAAGCAGTATATATTACACGAACTCTTCACACGTTAGGGTAAACGCGGACGTTACATTGGGTGAAAAAGTAGGTATTGAAGAAAAATTCCATGAACTTTGTAACGGTGGACACATAGGCCATTTCTGGAATGCAGAAGCTTATGCAGACCCTGAGGTTTTAATGGACATTACTAAAAAAATGACAAAAACAGATATTGGTTTTTGGACATACACGAAAAATTTGAGTATCTGTGAAAAATGCAGTCTTGCAATGAGCGGTTTAAAAGACAATTGTACTGGTTGCGGAAGTGAAAGTGTAGAGAAATTTTCAAGAATTACAGGATATTTGCAGAACGTTTCAAACTGGAACAAAGCAAAACAGCAGGAACTACTCGATAGAAAGAGTACACTTCCGGGAAGAAGAATTTAA
- a CDS encoding A24 family peptidase C-terminal domain-containing protein — MFGFDNLILGVYLFNFLLILTATYTDIKERIIPHFVIILMLIVNLPLGYYFFGFDAITSFFATLILCLILGVGMGGGDVKMFTALSPLFAAETIYFVPKNILILIGLSALFAAIFPMTKILKNYWKDIVPSSAYLAMLIGIIVSITEIYSIGNTKTILWIYIILSIFISRKIPKYRIISNKLGYITPIYLVGFYLLNPAYFVSENVLISFFVYIGQLSLISLVIYALTGAEISSKKQISDLKEGDIIRDIVTIKENGEVTVENANILKRFKHMIYGEMGKLEGKSLMTDGEGLSDENLELLNKLQNEGKIGGELNVLTTYPFVPFVLVAYCVITLLNMGFINYLVG; from the coding sequence ATGTTTGGATTTGATAATTTAATTTTAGGAGTTTATTTATTTAATTTTTTACTGATACTGACTGCAACATATACTGATATCAAAGAGCGAATAATTCCCCATTTTGTAATTATATTAATGTTAATTGTTAATTTACCACTCGGGTATTATTTTTTTGGTTTTGATGCCATAACTTCGTTTTTTGCAACGTTAATTTTATGTTTAATTCTTGGGGTCGGCATGGGTGGTGGAGACGTTAAGATGTTTACGGCACTATCTCCTCTTTTTGCAGCAGAAACTATATATTTCGTTCCGAAAAATATTTTAATATTAATCGGTTTAAGCGCATTGTTTGCGGCAATTTTTCCGATGACAAAAATATTAAAAAATTACTGGAAAGATATTGTTCCATCTTCCGCATATCTTGCAATGCTTATTGGAATAATAGTTTCAATTACAGAAATATATTCTATTGGAAATACCAAGACAATACTATGGATTTACATAATTTTATCGATATTTATTTCCCGAAAAATTCCAAAATATCGAATTATATCTAATAAACTTGGATATATTACGCCTATTTACTTGGTTGGATTTTATTTACTCAATCCTGCGTATTTTGTATCCGAAAATGTTCTTATTTCGTTTTTTGTGTATATTGGACAGCTTTCCTTAATTTCTCTGGTAATATACGCATTAACAGGTGCTGAAATATCTTCAAAAAAACAAATCAGCGATTTAAAAGAGGGAGATATAATTCGGGACATTGTAACAATAAAAGAAAATGGCGAAGTAACTGTTGAAAATGCAAATATTTTGAAGCGTTTCAAGCACATGATTTATGGAGAAATGGGTAAACTCGAAGGAAAATCGTTAATGACTGATGGAGAAGGTCTTTCGGATGAAAATCTGGAATTATTAAATAAACTGCAAAATGAAGGGAAAATCGGCGGGGAATTAAATGTTTTAACTACGTATCCGTTTGTTCCATTTGTGCTTGTTGCTTACTGTGTAATTACCCTACTAAATATGGGCTTTATAAATTATCTGGTGGGATAA
- a CDS encoding DUF515 domain-containing protein, producing the protein MPAEEYSGKLKSLKSKSKKSSRIPPKQLRMALVIVVSVIVIFEVYNIYFTAKNRELEELENNRAVAIDTIDKLFFEYPNDPQKIAYVIKLQQSQDEENIERILDDAQKYLEIKQYKTLAINQIKDMYGEYYGSSIKANELERKINAANSTAEVDELFKQSNVEEEVKEILEKSLEKTISSGDSYFYVEMSGQEYFMTKDDVLEITDSMGIMQLKEFRVTPVSNLNKLTVVVSSRQCGKIPLSGDSILVYNKNTPEAPIAYAVIDSSYVILPDIGYSEERSVSNVVNDEGSESTVESTSSISYTLNNLPGVLHATAADKLDIGTVIDKFGSYGERLNKIEDNTQIFDENVNYLLIVAVPTEKVSNLVAVNSEDLFIVKAAGGN; encoded by the coding sequence ATGCCTGCTGAAGAGTATAGTGGTAAATTGAAGAGTTTGAAATCTAAATCAAAAAAATCTTCTAGGATACCTCCGAAACAGCTTAGGATGGCACTAGTTATTGTGGTTTCGGTTATTGTGATTTTTGAGGTTTACAATATTTATTTCACTGCAAAAAACAGGGAACTTGAAGAATTAGAAAATAACAGGGCGGTTGCAATAGATACAATTGACAAATTATTCTTTGAGTATCCAAATGATCCTCAGAAAATAGCGTATGTGATTAAACTACAGCAAAGTCAAGATGAGGAAAATATCGAACGTATTTTGGATGATGCCCAAAAATATTTGGAAATAAAGCAGTATAAGACTCTGGCCATAAATCAGATTAAGGATATGTATGGGGAGTATTATGGGAGCAGTATAAAGGCAAATGAACTCGAAAGAAAAATAAATGCTGCAAATTCAACTGCAGAAGTTGATGAGCTGTTCAAACAGTCAAACGTGGAAGAAGAAGTTAAAGAAATTCTTGAAAAATCGCTTGAAAAAACAATATCGTCTGGAGATTCATACTTTTATGTTGAAATGTCTGGTCAAGAATATTTCATGACAAAAGACGACGTTTTAGAAATTACTGATTCAATGGGCATAATGCAGCTCAAAGAATTTAGGGTAACTCCAGTATCTAACTTAAATAAACTTACAGTTGTTGTATCTTCAAGACAGTGTGGTAAAATACCACTTTCCGGAGATTCAATATTGGTATACAACAAAAATACTCCTGAAGCACCTATTGCTTATGCAGTAATTGATTCATCTTACGTGATTCTCCCAGATATAGGATATAGTGAAGAAAGATCCGTATCAAATGTCGTAAACGACGAGGGAAGTGAATCAACAGTTGAAAGTACTTCATCAATTTCATACACCCTTAATAACTTGCCAGGAGTTCTTCATGCAACTGCTGCTGATAAATTAGATATCGGAACAGTCATCGATAAATTTGGAAGCTACGGTGAAAGACTTAATAAAATTGAAGACAACACTCAAATATTTGATGAAAATGTAAATTACTTATTAATAGTTGCAGTACCGACCGAAAAAGTTTCAAACTTGGTTGCAGTAAACAGTGAGGACCTATTCATTGTAAAAGCAGCAGGTGGTAACTGA
- a CDS encoding class III signal peptide-containing protein, whose translation MSKGQVSVEFIVLFLALLVAVVVSTMTPGIFGLNKSVELSSASLAHAALSKVKSSVELLSVSDPGSSKMVYVKSPISKWEINNRSISISGDGYNISTNTTVTLKNKLGSTSFTHETTSLKILTVNLTRMDEYVQIDIN comes from the coding sequence ATGTCAAAAGGACAGGTTTCAGTAGAATTTATCGTATTATTTTTAGCACTTCTTGTAGCGGTTGTTGTATCTACAATGACTCCAGGAATTTTTGGATTGAATAAATCTGTAGAGTTATCTTCGGCAAGTTTGGCGCATGCTGCACTTTCAAAAGTTAAGAGCAGTGTTGAATTGCTTTCGGTATCGGATCCGGGTTCATCAAAGATGGTTTATGTTAAATCCCCAATTTCAAAATGGGAGATTAATAATAGGTCAATTTCGATATCTGGGGACGGTTATAATATTTCAACAAATACTACGGTAACTCTAAAAAATAAGCTTGGAAGCACTTCATTTACTCATGAAACTACTTCATTGAAGATATTAACAGTTAATTTAACAAGGATGGATGAGTATGTTCAAATTGACATCAACTAA
- a CDS encoding cysteine-rich small domain-containing protein, with protein MIDLAKDHLKKVLSLCGANRDCEYYPCHYENQSCLWCYCPFYPCEDENLGEFVKRKDGSLIWSCMKCNWIHKPEIASEVLKEITELTKDKNINDSIEFIDNHEILMNIKRRVEEKLGKDNSV; from the coding sequence ATGATAGATTTAGCAAAAGACCACTTAAAAAAAGTTCTATCCCTCTGCGGAGCAAATAGGGATTGCGAATATTATCCATGCCACTATGAAAATCAATCGTGCCTTTGGTGCTACTGCCCATTTTACCCCTGTGAAGATGAAAACTTGGGCGAATTTGTAAAAAGAAAAGACGGATCTTTAATCTGGAGCTGTATGAAATGCAACTGGATTCATAAGCCAGAAATCGCATCCGAAGTTTTAAAAGAGATTACAGAACTTACTAAAGATAAGAACATAAATGATTCGATCGAATTTATTGATAATCATGAAATTTTAATGAATATAAAAAGGCGAGTTGAAGAAAAACTTGGAAAGGATAATTCAGTTTAA
- the queC gene encoding 7-cyano-7-deazaguanine synthase QueC — MKAICVLSGGLDSAVTSMFAKSKNYDISTVTFNYGQMALNQEIKSAKKISDILNADHHVIDINFVKEFSESGLNTGNIPEPEKEDLDDFEKSEKTMKAVWVPARNMIMFSIASGFAEGISAEKIFSGLNKEEGVTFPDNTTEFIERFNKSLEYGTLNKVKMVAPLYELNKPEIAKLGKELELKLDLEVIKYSYSCYKDNGKDYLHCGTCESCMRRKRAFKEAGIIDPTKYLVE; from the coding sequence ATGAAAGCTATCTGTGTACTTAGTGGGGGACTTGATTCTGCAGTAACGTCAATGTTTGCAAAATCTAAAAACTATGATATCAGTACTGTTACATTTAACTACGGGCAGATGGCACTAAATCAAGAAATAAAATCTGCTAAGAAAATATCAGATATTTTAAATGCTGATCACCACGTAATTGATATTAATTTCGTAAAAGAATTCAGTGAAAGCGGATTAAATACGGGAAACATTCCAGAACCTGAAAAAGAAGACCTCGATGATTTTGAAAAATCTGAAAAAACCATGAAGGCAGTTTGGGTTCCTGCAAGAAACATGATTATGTTTTCTATTGCATCAGGGTTTGCAGAAGGAATCAGTGCAGAAAAAATATTCTCAGGATTAAATAAGGAAGAAGGAGTAACTTTTCCAGACAACACAACTGAATTCATTGAAAGATTTAATAAAAGCCTTGAATATGGTACATTAAATAAAGTTAAGATGGTTGCACCATTATATGAATTAAATAAACCTGAAATTGCAAAATTAGGAAAAGAACTCGAATTAAAACTTGATTTAGAAGTTATAAAATACAGCTATTCATGCTACAAAGATAATGGTAAAGATTATCTACATTGTGGAACTTGCGAAAGCTGTATGAGAAGAAAAAGAGCATTTAAAGAAGCAGGAATAATTGATCCAACGAAATACCTCGTTGAATAG
- a CDS encoding DUF2341 domain-containing protein yields the protein MHEFPSNSYVPDYLRFLKAVSERYSGLETIPGTFDPYSMDQEFLYNESWYYEINITNPGTQDLTDFQVLVTLNPSNFNFDYSSDGSGLSFWQGNTQLHYWIETWDYNDEARVWVKVDSLPGEITTPILLKRNQGGSYSSDGEDTFIFFDDFEDGNFNDKWNIVRGDWEISTDSDLSYYNGGSGTNHVAHLQASDIEYRRAVSDDPLSVVDGDIYILDALVKGHTGATGGSADSPDTMLGFYSDNGGNNYYNSFNGYDQVFAICENGDSNAVLSNIFTKDNQWYYEKLILEQEDKNVGGDEDKICKASLWVLFNGYLGDTNPNYNLDSMLDTTCEITSYSSTRKHILIGTGQGSHSEEFWFDNIKVRKYAENVLVDVYEVLSYNTGQNAVDVTEYHFEGVPSYTFSNVNLVDVNYTYTIVPDTYVMTRNLYVPVKTWRYSNSNSETENISSGEILYFAARRPSTISNITAKAGATTTALFMVNGVPYELSLGTSDKLTDFEKVISTHAWEYYEPNEVKLLSTDPATNVDLTLNYDEASTIYVLKLKQYNVSCILSMNN from the coding sequence ATGCATGAATTTCCTTCGAATTCTTATGTTCCTGATTATTTGAGGTTTTTAAAAGCTGTTTCTGAAAGATATTCTGGTTTAGAAACAATTCCTGGTACTTTTGATCCATATTCTATGGATCAGGAATTTTTATACAATGAATCGTGGTACTATGAAATAAATATTACAAATCCCGGAACTCAGGATCTTACAGATTTTCAGGTGCTCGTAACGTTAAATCCTTCAAATTTTAATTTTGATTATTCCTCAGATGGTTCAGGGCTCAGTTTTTGGCAAGGAAACACTCAACTTCATTACTGGATCGAAACATGGGACTATAACGACGAAGCAAGAGTCTGGGTGAAAGTTGACAGCCTTCCTGGCGAGATAACAACGCCTATATTGTTAAAAAGAAACCAGGGCGGGTCATATTCAAGTGACGGAGAGGACACGTTTATATTCTTTGATGATTTTGAGGATGGAAACTTCAATGACAAATGGAATATTGTAAGAGGCGATTGGGAAATTTCAACAGATTCAGATCTTTCCTATTATAATGGAGGTTCTGGTACCAATCATGTAGCACACCTTCAAGCAAGTGATATCGAGTATAGAAGAGCAGTTTCAGATGATCCATTATCTGTTGTTGATGGGGACATTTACATTTTGGATGCGCTTGTTAAGGGGCATACGGGAGCTACTGGTGGAAGTGCGGATAGCCCTGATACTATGCTTGGATTTTATTCTGATAACGGAGGTAATAACTATTATAATTCATTTAATGGTTATGATCAAGTTTTTGCGATATGTGAAAATGGAGATTCAAACGCGGTATTATCCAATATATTTACAAAAGACAATCAGTGGTATTATGAAAAATTAATTTTAGAACAAGAAGATAAAAATGTTGGTGGAGATGAGGATAAAATTTGCAAAGCCTCACTTTGGGTATTGTTTAATGGTTATTTGGGAGACACAAATCCGAATTATAACTTAGATTCTATGCTCGATACAACCTGTGAAATTACAAGTTATTCAAGTACTCGAAAACACATTCTTATCGGAACCGGGCAGGGTAGTCACAGTGAAGAATTCTGGTTTGACAATATAAAAGTTAGAAAATATGCTGAAAATGTTCTGGTTGATGTTTATGAAGTTTTAAGTTACAATACCGGTCAAAATGCCGTAGATGTTACAGAGTACCATTTTGAGGGGGTTCCAAGTTACACTTTTTCAAATGTAAATTTGGTTGATGTAAATTATACTTATACAATAGTTCCTGATACCTATGTAATGACTAGAAATTTATATGTTCCAGTAAAAACTTGGAGATATTCAAATAGTAATTCAGAAACCGAAAACATCAGTTCCGGGGAAATACTGTATTTTGCGGCAAGAAGGCCCTCAACGATATCAAATATAACTGCAAAGGCAGGTGCTACAACCACAGCTTTATTTATGGTAAATGGTGTGCCTTACGAACTTTCACTTGGTACTAGTGACAAACTAACCGACTTTGAAAAAGTTATTTCAACGCATGCTTGGGAGTACTATGAACCAAATGAAGTAAAACTATTAAGTACCGACCCCGCTACAAATGTAGATTTAACTTTAAATTACGATGAAGCATCTACAATATATGTTTTAAAATTAAAGCAGTATAATGTGTCATGTATTCTTAGTATGAACAATTAA